One genomic region from Rosa rugosa chromosome 1, drRosRugo1.1, whole genome shotgun sequence encodes:
- the LOC133725823 gene encoding uncharacterized protein LOC133725823, whose amino-acid sequence MSNDNSADGSCKTRSALGDLTNRPLKRGFSKISANSEPKSGDGYGRNVGCRDGVSRKLAKQVSLGDENMVREKLGEDCNPKGLSSPKGMPDSVISPTCSAGDSTNDNDASVVVLDDDIEEKSNDSVMEVGDASRDNCLSVASMSTCSELCKNGCCDGGGKCQYEKPGQTSDDAQSTPTCEGLGNVVPRNDERDPGVGKVGATKYGSTEWSKMPTSLGSSMARCTTVNSAADLNAGDDLLNDCSCSFCLQAAHILSDLQYQDIKGRISALKKSQKEAGILVQKSFRGKEIDPKGPRYANKTSKLESDLSSQWRSLFLHMEDIFVNEGNHLHDKFVTLKDLRDNCKMELETAVGVPSERL is encoded by the exons ATGAGCAACGATAATTCAGCAGATGGGTCTTGCAAAACCCGTTCGGCTCTTGGTGATTTGACCAATCGGCCCCTCAAAAGGGGGTTTTCGAAGATTTCTGCCAATTCTGAACCGAAATCTGGAGATGGGTATGGGCGGAATGTGGGTTGTAGAGATGGGGTTTCACGTAAATTGGCAAAGCAAGTGTCTTTGGGGGATGAGAATATGGTTCGAGAGAAATTGGGGGAAGATTGTAACCCTAAAGGTTTATCTTCGCCAAAGGGGATGCCAGATTCTGTGATTTCACCCACTTGCAGTGCAGGGGATTCGACGAATGACAACGATGCATCTGTTGTTGTGCTTGATGATGACATTGAAGAAAAGTCCAATGACAGTGTTATGGAAGTTGGTGATGCGTCGAGGGATAATTGCTTGTCGGTAGCTTCAATGTCCACATGCTCAGAGCTGTGCAAGAATGGCTGCTGTGATGGCGGTGGGAAATGTCAATATGAGAAACCGGGACAGACCTCTGATGATGCTCAGAGCACTCCTACATGTGAGGGATTAGGCAATGTTGTTCCCAGGAATGATGAAAGGGATCCTGGTGTTGGCAAAGTGGGTGCGACTAAATATGGCTCTACCGAGTGGTCTAAGATGCCTACCTCGCTGGGTTCTTCAATGGCAAGATGCACAACTGTTAATAGTGCTGCTGATTTGAATGCAGGCGATGACTTGCTCAATGATTGCTCTTGTTCATTTTGCTTGCAAG CTGCTCACATTCTGTCAGACCTCCAATACCAGGATATAAAGGGTCGAATTTCTG CTTTAAAGAAGAGTCAAAAAGAAGCGGGCATATTGGTTCAGAAAAGTTTTAGGGGAAAGGAGATTGATCCTAAGGGACCACGGTACGCAAACAAAACGTCAAAACTTGAATCTGATCTCTCAAGTCAGTGGAGATCACTCTTTCTTCACATGGAGGATATCTTCGTAAATGAAGGCAACCACCTT CACGACAAATTTGTCACGCTAAAAGATTTGAGAGACAACTGCAAGATGGAACTGGAAACAGCTGTTGGAGTGCCCTCAGAGAGACTGTAG